Part of the Etheostoma cragini isolate CJK2018 chromosome 8, CSU_Ecrag_1.0, whole genome shotgun sequence genome, GAAAATAACTCGTTTGCATATTTAACCAGATAAAGCCAATTGTGGTTCTTTGAAACTGGGGTGTTAATTAGACTTTctcataaataattacaaaaaaatgacactgaTTGATCACTttgcatattattatttttttaatcatttttgatACATCTGGCTTTTGTTGCAATTAATATctcacagcatgttttttttaaactaacgaCTATAAACTAAGTTaggaaatattaattaattacacattGCATAAGTTCACTTAATGTTCCTATTAAAGTATCGgaactattttaatgtttttcttaccTTAACGTCTTTAAATTTGGCAAACATTTTCTAGCAAAAACCACATTTGGATCATGATTTACAACCTCCATTTTGGCTCAGATGAAGGTGGATGAGTGTTTGTCCCTTAGTGGATCATCTGTGTATCTGATTGTATACAATAGTTTTTTGGGGGAATACAATATCACACTGATGATGTTGGTCTCCAAAACACGTGTATCAAATATGGCAGAAAACTTGTGAAAGCCTACAATAAATAATTGTCCTAATTTAAATAATCAACTTTGGAAGTTTCAGTTCGTGTTTGTGCAGCTTTTGCTGAGTTATAACGATCacgttaaaataaaataatttctgaatttcataaacataaataaaaaaaaacagaaaatgtaaaagaaatgtaagtAACCCCTTTCTGTTTTACTTGAACTAACTGTTGGACGCTGGACGGGGCAAGGAGAGCCGATTGGTCAGCGGATAGGACCTGAACCAATCAGGTTCCGCTGCCTCCCGAGACCAGGGACGCCGGGCCAATCATAGCGCGCAAATGCCAATTTAGGGCGGAGCTTGTCCAGAATGGCAGTTAGACTCGATGTCTTGGCACCGCCCACAAAGTTGGCGCTGAGAGTCTTCTATTACGTCCGCTGAGTAGCTTTAAAACCGGCCGGTTTAGAAGCAGAGAGCACATTCGTTTCCAGCCACACATTGAATCATGAGCGGAAGAGGAAAGGGCGGGAAAGGTCTCGGTAAAGGGGGCGCTAAGCGTCACCGTAAAGTCCTCCGTGATAACATCCAGGGGATCACCAAGCCCGCAATACGGCGTCTGGCCCGCCGCGGCGGAGTGAAGCGGATCTCCGGTCTGATCTACGAGGAGACCCGCGGTGTGCTGAAGGTCTTCCTGGAGAACGTGATCCGGGACGCCGTCACCTACACCGAGCACGCCAAGAGGAAGACCGTGACCGCCATGGATGTGGTGTACGCTCTGAAGAGGCAGGGCCGCACCCTGTACGGCTTCGGAGGATAAACCGGTTCCACCCGAGACAAACACAAcggctcttttaagagccacccACTTCTTCTAGAGACGTGTTCTTTTCCCTATAACCAATAACCTAAAGTAATTAGAAGCTGTTAATGATACAATTTCTTATTtacaatgaagaaaatcaaagtgCTTCACTAGATTCAACAAAGACTGCTAAACTAGAATAAGATGAGTATGAAAGAAATAgatttttagggagacctgtagaGTCTAATGACTGTATAAGCATGGACCTAGACTGGGTATGTAATACCCAGTCTAGGTCTAATAATACCAGTAATACCAATAATACCAGTCTAATAAGGTAATTCTTGTCCATTCTCCATAGACAACACATGTGTATATAATTTAAATGGGAGGTGTAACTGACTCAGATTACATCCAATCCATTGtgggccaaaacaaagagagcacAGGCCAAACTTGGCCCACTGACCCCAAGCTGGGCAGCCTAAACCAAAAACCctgtcccagaatgctgtggaCTAGGCAGACCCAGGTCTGGCAGTGCGAGGTCAAGTACtcctggttgggaatcactgcaATAGGTGACAGATTTGTAACATGGATCCAATATTAGGTCTACTCCACACACTTTTAATATactgaatttatttaaatttactttgaaaagtttgTATCTAATTTTGCGCCCTTTGACCTTGGATATGTTCTTAAGGTAGGCTGACTTTCTTATTGTGTTGATTTTATGTGTCTTGAGGTTGAAATTCAGGAGGACTTAGTTTGTTCTCCTGAAGTCAGTAACCATCTCCTTTCTCGCAGAGGTGTTGAGGACCAGGCTGTCGTCCTGGGCCAGATGTTGAGTCTCTTCATTCCCCACGCCTTCTCACATCTTCCTAAGGTTTGGCTACTGGCAAGACAAGAGTGTacacatctctgtgtgtgtgtgtgtgtgtgtgtgtgtgtgtttgtgtaaactGCTTCATGTttctatttatcttttttttaaattaattttcttgtatttttccaTTAACCGGCCCGGGGACTACACGTGGAAAACAGCAATCTGCTAGAACCTGGAACAACACACATTCTCTTGTTGTCCAagattaatgttttattgtgcgCTGTCCCTGTCCTGAAATACATAAATTACATACATGCttatatacatgcatgcatgtatacatacaatgcatgcatacatacatacaacacagGAAagcctgcatgcatgcatacacacataaaatgcatgcatacatacaatacaGGAATGCCTGCATGCATACaatacatgcatgtatgcatacatacaatgcatacatacatacaatatatacattcatgcatacatacatacatacaatatatacatgcatacatacaatacatacatacaatatatacatgcatgcatacatacaatatatacatgcatgcatacatacaatacatacatgcatgcatgcatacaacacaagcatgcatacatgcatgccTACAGTCATTCCTACATTGTCTGAAACCAGCCTGACTACTGTGGTGTTAATGATGGAGGTGGAGAGCAGACGGCTCAGCACGCGCTGTGAGGAGGAGGCTTCATCTACATTTCTACGTTTTGATATATAAAGAATATCTTTTGCTACCTTCATTCCTTATTCCTCCAGCGTTTCCAAACCCCtgacacagaaacattttaaaacaccgctgacccccccccccccccccccccggtttgAAACTGCAGGGTTGTTTTGTAGTCTGGACGGGTACAcacggagacatttggaaactaCGATGCACGTCAGTTAATCCTGTTGATTAGGTTTTTACCTTTAGGAAACACCTTGTCGTCGGTGCAGGCAGATGAATCCCTGCTCTCACTTCACGCCattgttctttctccaaagaatattgttttcacacaggGTGACGCGACAGTCCCGAACTCCCAAATCCTGCCCTACTTGTCCTGAAAATTAGAGCAAAGTTTCCAGAGCAGTGGACTGGGAAGGGAACTATCCCTggatccctgtgtttgttttatttgtttcataatgaCACTTGAGTTCAtgattttaatgacttttttaatttgacagttGAATTCCTGAATAAAAATCTGGTCCCCATATTGTCATAAAACATCAAACTTTTACAATTTCTTGTTAGGTGAAACTAAGATAATTAACTTGTTTCATATCTGAACAAAATAtatctaaaaaataatgttgcttAAAAGACTACcttcctttttatattgttatcaTATTTGACTacaattgaaaatgtaaaatatattacttggcaaatgttttataatttaaacatttcatattCGTTTACTTTTCCTATagattttgtaatttgttgtataattaaatgtatatttacacTATGACATAGACATAGTAGCAACTTTCATAACTGAAGGTTGAACATGTAGGCTGCCCCATGAAATAAATGTGGTGCATTGTTTCAAGGATGTTGCAAAAAACTTGTGTGTTGGCGCATGCTCAGTCTCCATCACAAGCCTCAGCCAATCCTGTGCGCGCAACGGCACATTCTCATTTGCATGATTAGAGTATAAACAAGCGTCCGCAGCGAAGATGAGTCATCCGTTTGAGGAAATCCTTGAGTTAGGTTATCATGCCTGCGGAACCAGTCAAAGCGCCCAAGAAGGGCTCAAAGAAAGCCGTCTCCAAGGCCACCAAGACCGGCAAGAAGAGGCGAAAGTCCAGGAAGGAGAGCTACGCCATCTACGTGTACAAGGTGCTGAAGCAGGTCCACCCCGACACCGGGATCTCCTCCAAGGCCATGGGCATCATGAACTCCTTCGTGAGCGACATCTTTGAGCGCATCGCCGGCGAGGCCTCGCGTCTCGCGCATTACAACAAGCGCTCCACCATCACCTCTCGCGAGATCCAGACCGCcgtgaggctgctgctgcccgGGGAGCTGGCCAAGCACGCCGTGTCCGAGGGCACCAAGGCCGTCACCAAGTACACCAGCTCCAAGTAATCAGCCCTGCTGTTACACCAACAACCCaaaggctcttttaagagccacccACCCACTCTTTCTTAAGAGCTCCTTTCCTGCTATTACTACTTTTATGTATATAAAGACGTCAATTCTACATGTTTTCATGTTCTCTTTGTAGGTGTAGTGTCACAAGTGTAGATGTGTGATTTTGGTAGTTATAATACAAATTTCTGCGTTACAGTTGTAGCATTAGTTCAATAGAACAAATCATTGAGAGTATAAGGTTGCAGAATGTTTTCAGCCTCAAAAAttgatattttctgtttttcatatAATGTGTTTTGGTGACAGGAAACATTACCATAATACTTCGATACTGGGAGGGACTACATCAAAATAGTCttacatgtacatttaaagtaATTGAGAACAGACCTCCCTGTGGGATAGATGGCTCAAAAGCCTTTTattagactcatggtccataaaaacaataatatagatccacaagacagacaccaatcaAACCTGTCTATTTCTAttatatttaaacaatgttGTACCTTCGTGTAGTTATGAATGGACATGAAAAATATCATGAACCCAAGGGGGGATTGATTTTGGGACCTCCAGAGACAGAAGCCCAATCCTTTGGTCCATACAGCTGCCCAGTCTCCCTCAACTCTAAAGACTCAAGATAACGTACAGCCTGGTCAATAAGTGTTTAAGAACTGAACATGTTGGTTTCATGGAGCTACAGTTGTTggcgagaaaataaataaaataaattatctgAGAGAAAAAGTCCAAAGTGTTTTCTAGTCTCAGATATTATTGTTTTCTAATTGGCATGTAAACTGTTTCCTCTCAAATAGTTTTTCTTCTCtcaaatcatttaattttcttttaatttaattaattgattaatgaattcatttttCTTGCATCCATAGGGTTTAACCTGAATTAAGATGGTTACCACTGGCAACATAcacaaatttacaaaattaGACAAAAAGCAGCTCCTACCTTGGGATATTATTAATTTGTAATGTTGTGTACTCTTTGACACTTTA contains:
- the LOC117948836 gene encoding histone H4; protein product: MSGRGKGGKGLGKGGAKRHRKVLRDNIQGITKPAIRRLARRGGVKRISGLIYEETRGVLKVFLENVIRDAVTYTEHAKRKTVTAMDVVYALKRQGRTLYGFGG
- the LOC117948834 gene encoding histone H2B 5-like, producing the protein MPAEPVKAPKKGSKKAVSKATKTGKKRRKSRKESYAIYVYKVLKQVHPDTGISSKAMGIMNSFVSDIFERIAGEASRLAHYNKRSTITSREIQTAVRLLLPGELAKHAVSEGTKAVTKYTSSK